TTTTCTGGTGCCGCGGACCAAATTTTATATCGGCTCCGAGCCGACCGCGTCGCAGGGCAAGGTCATGGTGGTGGAGGCGAACAAGTCGACCGGCGTCATGCTGGCGGCTCCATCGAAGGTGGACCTTGAGAAAACCCCGGTCATGCGCTGGCGCTGGCGAGTCCTGAAGCCGATCGTGATCAAGCCCGGGGAGACCGAGCCGGACGACCAGGCGGTCGTCCTTTACTTCGGCGACGGCACGCTGCTGAAACAGCGCTGCGTCGGTTACCGCTGGGAAGTCGATACGCCGCTTGAGTCCAGCGGACTTCGGAAATATGCCGCCGGCATGATGACCGTCAGCCACCGGACGGTCCGCAACGGGACGACCCCCGCGGGCGAGTGGGTGGTCGAAGAGCGCAACGTGGTTGAGGATTACCGCAAGGCGTACGGCAAGATGCCGGATTCGTATTTCATCATCAGCGTCGGCGCCAACAGCCAGTATTCCGGCTCGAACAGCCGGGCGGAAGTCGATTTCATCGAGTTCATCCCGGTGCGGGAGAAGAAGGAGCCGGGGAAAAAATGATGCGCCGCATAGCAGTCACCGGCGCAGGCGGTTTCATCGGCGGTGCGCTGGCGCTGCGGATCGACCGTGAAGCCGGATTTGGTGCGGTGCGGATCGTCCGCGACGATTTCAGCCGCGGTCTCCTGCCGGAAAAGCTGGCCGGCTGCGAAGCGGTCGTCCACCTGGCGGGAGAGAGCCGGAGCACCGATCCGGAGGCGTTGTTCCGGACCAACCTGGCCCTGACGGAGCAGGTCGCGGCGGCTGTTCGGAAAACGCCCGGAATCCGGCGCGTGCTCTTCGGCTCCACCACGCATGAGGCGAAGGAGAGTCCGTATCATGCATCGAAGCGGGAAGGGCGGGCGCGGTTCGACGCGCTCGCCGCGGAGCTCGGCATCGAGTCGGTCGGGGTTCTGATGCCGAATGCGTTCGGGCCCGGCGGCCGCCCCTTTTACAATTCTGTGGTCTCGACCTTCTGCAAGCTGCGGGCCGAGGGGCGTCCGCTTGAGGTGCATCCGGGCGCGGGCAGCGTGAAGCTGATTGCCGTCGATACCCTGGCCGAGGCGTTGTTCCGGCTCGCCGTGGAACCGGCACCGGAAAATCCGGCCGTGATTCCGCACGAATATGAAATGGAGGTTGCCGGGATCGCCCGGCTGCTCGAATCGTTCGATCCGGAAATTCGCCCGGAAGGGAAGTTCGAGTTCGATTTGTGGAAGTGTTTCAGAAGCTATATACGGTAAAGGAGACTGGACATGAGCATGGGCTGGACGGAACTGATTGTGATTTTCTGCGTGGTGCTGCTCTTTTTCGGCTCGAAACGGATTCCGGAAGTTGCACGTGCGCTCGGCAGGGCTTCACGCGAGTTCAAGAACGCGCGCGATTCGGTCGTGGATGAAGTGAAAGAGAGCATCGCCGAGCCGGAGAAACAGGACGGACGGACCGTTTCGGAGCGGCAGTTGCCGGACTCCGGTCAGAAAGAAAAATGAACGCTTCCGATGCAGGCTTCCTGACCCATCTCGAGGCGCTCCGGCAGGTGCTCTGGCGGAGCGTCGCGGCGGTCGGCGTGCTCCTGGTTCCGGGCTTCTTCGCGGCGCCGGAGGTGCTCGGCTTTCTCGTCAGGTTCACCTGTCCGCCGGATTTCAAGCTCAACTATTTCACCCCGATGGAGCCGCTGATCGTGCAGCTCAAGCTCGGACTGTTTCTGGCGGTCGTCGCGGCGATGCCGGTGATCCTCCGGCAGGCGGCCCGCT
Above is a genomic segment from Victivallis lenta containing:
- a CDS encoding NAD-dependent epimerase/dehydratase family protein, translating into MMRRIAVTGAGGFIGGALALRIDREAGFGAVRIVRDDFSRGLLPEKLAGCEAVVHLAGESRSTDPEALFRTNLALTEQVAAAVRKTPGIRRVLFGSTTHEAKESPYHASKREGRARFDALAAELGIESVGVLMPNAFGPGGRPFYNSVVSTFCKLRAEGRPLEVHPGAGSVKLIAVDTLAEALFRLAVEPAPENPAVIPHEYEMEVAGIARLLESFDPEIRPEGKFEFDLWKCFRSYIR
- a CDS encoding Sec-independent protein translocase subunit TatA/TatB — protein: MSMGWTELIVIFCVVLLFFGSKRIPEVARALGRASREFKNARDSVVDEVKESIAEPEKQDGRTVSERQLPDSGQKEK
- a CDS encoding DUF3047 domain-containing protein, giving the protein MKRVVFGFVLAAAAAVLPAAETAPAAGAGIKAVAEEQKPSPDASWRNDFDDPVTLKRDWKFDGSRFLVPRTKFYIGSEPTASQGKVMVVEANKSTGVMLAAPSKVDLEKTPVMRWRWRVLKPIVIKPGETEPDDQAVVLYFGDGTLLKQRCVGYRWEVDTPLESSGLRKYAAGMMTVSHRTVRNGTTPAGEWVVEERNVVEDYRKAYGKMPDSYFIISVGANSQYSGSNSRAEVDFIEFIPVREKKEPGKK